In Agelaius phoeniceus isolate bAgePho1 chromosome 14, bAgePho1.hap1, whole genome shotgun sequence, a single genomic region encodes these proteins:
- the RAB33A gene encoding ras-related protein Rab-33A, with amino-acid sequence MAAGGGGGRPPGPDPALEPYVQTRIFKIIVIGDSNVGKTCLTFRFCGGTFPGKTEATIGVDFREKTVEIEGERIKVQVWDTAGQERFRKSMVEHYYRNVHAVVFVYDVTKMSSFTNLKTWIEECNGHAVPPLVPRVLVGNKCDLKDLIQVPSSLALKFADAHNMLLFETSAKDPQESQNVDAIFMCLVCRLKAQRSLPCRDTEGWPAQPQPHPRRLDEASGKGSCPC; translated from the exons atggcggcgggcggcggcggagggCGACCGCCGGGCCCCGACCCCGCGCTGGAGCCCTACGTGCAGACCCGCATCTTCAAAATCATCGTGATCGGAGACTCCAACGTGGGCAAGACGTGCCTGACCTTCCGCTTCTGCGGGGGCACCTTCCCCGGCAAGACCGAGGCCACCATCGGCGTGGACTTCCGCGAGAAGACGGTGGAGATCGAGGGGGAGCGCATCAAG GTGCAAGTGTGGGACACAGCTGGCCAGGAGAGGTTTCGGAAGAGCATGGTGGAGCACTACTACCGCAACGTGCACGCCGTGGTCTTTGTGTATGACGTGACCAAGATGAGCTCCTTCACCAACCTCAAGACGTGGATCGAGGAGTGCAACGGGCACGCGGTGCCCCCGCTCGTCCCCAGGGTGCTCGTGGGGAACAAGTGTGACTTGAAGGACCTGATCCAGGtgccatccagcctggccctcaAGTTCGCCGACGCTCACAACATGCTTTTGTTTGAGACCTCGGCCAAGGACCCACAGGAAAGCCAGAACGTGGACGCGATTTTCATGTGCCTGGTGTGCCGGCTGAAGGCGCAGCGCTCGCTGCCCTGCCGAGACACGGAGGGCTGGCCGGCGCAGCCCCAGCCGCACCCCCGGCGGCTGGACGAGGCCAGCGGGAAGGGCTCCTGCCCGTGCTGA
- the SLC25A14 gene encoding brain mitochondrial carrier protein 1 isoform X1: protein MSALNWKPFVYGGLASIVAEFGTFPVDLTKTRLQVQGQSTDARFREVRYRGMFHALFRICREEGGRALYSGIAPALLRQASYGTIKIGIYQSLKRLFVDRMEDETLLINVICGVVSGVISSALANPTDVLKIRMQAQGSLFQGGMIGSFIDIYQQEGTRGLWRGVVPTAQRAAIVVGVELPVYDITKKHLILSGLMGDTIFAHFVSSFTCGLAGAIASNPVDVVRTRMMNQRAIVGSTELYKGTLDGLVKTWKSEGFFALYKGFWPNWLRLGPWNIIFFITYEQLKRLPF, encoded by the exons ATGTCCGCACTCAACTGGAAACCCTTCGTGTATGGCGGGCTCGCCTCCATCGTGGCCGAGTTCG GCACGTTCCCCGTGGACCTCACCAAGACGcggctgcaggtgcagggtcagagcaCCGACGCGCGGTTCCGCGAGGTGCGGTACCGGGGCATGTTCCACGCGCTCTTCCGCATCTGCCGCGAGGAGGGCGGACGGGCCCTGTACTCGGG GATCGCCCCGGCACTGCTGAGACAGGCATCCTATGGCACCATCAAGATTGGCATCTACCAGAGCCTGAAGCGGCTCTTCGTGGATCGCATGGAAG ATGAAACGTTGCTCATCAATGTGATCTGTGGGGTGGTCTCGGGGGTCATCTCTTCTGCACTGGCCAATCCCACAGATGTGCTGAAG ATCCGAAtgcaggctcagggcagctTGTTCCAGGGTGGGATGATTGGCAGCTTCATTGACATCTACCAGCAGGAAGGCACCCGAGGCCTCTGGAGA GGTGTTGTCCCCACGGCCCAGCGAGCGGCCATCGTGGTGGGGGTGGAGCTGCCAGTCTACGACATCACCAAGAAGCATCTGATCCTGTCAGGCCTCATGGGGGACACCATCTTTGCCCACTTCGT TTCCAGCTTCACGTGTGGGCTGGCGGGAGCCATCGCCTCCAATCCCGTGGACGTGGTGCGGACGCGGATGATGAACCAGCGTGCCATCGTGGGCAGCACCGAGCTCTACAAGGGCACCCTGGATGGCCTTGTCAAG ACATGGAAGAGTGAGGGCTTCTTTGCACTCTACAAAGGCTTCTGGCCCAACTGGCTTCGTCTGGGTCCCTGGAACATCATC TTTTTTATCACATACGAGCAGTTGAAGCGCCTCCCCTTCTGA
- the AIFM1 gene encoding apoptosis-inducing factor 1, mitochondrial isoform X2: MFRCRAGLARALRPPPRGRAHAGTLLQRWNVPPDLQLSRQVASTGVPGQKGSNSVFVLIMGLSALGTGAYAYKAIQESKERYASRLATVARQSQDQESSASGAGAAPQGTAAPGTPPKVPSHVPFLLIGGGTAAFAAARSIRARDPGARVLIVSEDPALPYMRPPLSKELWFSDDPNVTETLRFKQWNGKERSIYFQPPSFYVPVEDLPSVENGGVAVLPGKKVVHMDVRGNTVKLNDGTQISYDKCLIATGGSPRNLPAIERAGKDVQKRLTLFRKIEDFQRLEKISREVKSITIIGGGFLGSELACALGRRARTRGLEVIQLFPENGNMGKVLPEYLSNWTTEKVRREGVNVLPNAVVKSVSVSGNRLLIKLKDGRKVETDHIVAAVGLEPNVELAKSAGLEVDSDFGGFRVNAELQARSNIWVAGDAACFYDIKLGRRRVEHHDHAVVSGRLAGENMTGAAKPYWHQSMFWSDLGPNVGYEAIGLVDSSLPTVGVFAKATAKDTPKSATEQSGTGIRSESETEAEASEVEISQSSSPMPQVPKQGEDYGKGVIFYLRDKVVVGIVLWNIFNRMPIARKIIKDGEEHEDLNEVAKLFNIHED; this comes from the exons ATGTTCCGCTGCCGCGCGGGCCTGGCGCGCGCCCTGCGCCCCCCGCCGCGGGGACGCGCCCACGCGG GCACGTTGTTGCAGCGCTGGAATGTGCCCCCAGACCTGCAGCTGAGCAGACAAGTGGCTAGCACAGGCGTGCCTGGGCAAAAGGGCAGTAATTCGGTTTTTGTCCTTATTATGGGCTTGTCCGCCTTAGGAACAGGTGCCTAT GCGTACAAAGCAATACAGGAGAGCAAAGAGCGATACGCCAGCCGGCTCGCGACAGTAGCCAGGCAATCCCAAGACCAGGAGTCCTCTGCCTCAG gtgcaggtgctgctcctcagggcacagcag CTCCGGGCACTCCTCCCAAGGTCCCATCCCACGTCCCTTTCCTGCTCATTGGCggaggaactgctgctttcgCTGCCGCCAGATCCATCCGGGCCCGCGACCCCGGCGCGCGG GTGCTGATTGTGTCTGAAGATCCTGCCCTGCCCTACATGCGTCCACCCCTTTCCAAAGAACTGTGGTTTTCCGATGATCCCAACGTGACAGAGACGTTGCGATTCAAGCAGTGGAACGGCAAGGAGAGGAG TATCTATTTCCAGCCGCCGTCTTTCTACGTGCCTGTCGAGGACCTGCCTTCTGTGGAAAATGGTGGGGTGGCAGTTCTGCCTGGCAAGAAG GTTGTGCACATGGATGTCAGAGGGAACACAGTGAAGCTTAATGATGGGACCCAGATATCCTACGACAAATGTCTCATTGCCACTG GGGGATCCCCAAGGAACCTGCCTGCGAttgaaagagcaggaaaagatgTGCAGAAAAGGCTGACCCTGTTCCGAAAG ATCGAGGACTTCCAAAGGCTGGAGAAGATTTCCAGGGAAGTCAAGTCCATCACAATTATTGGTGGTGGTTTCCTCGGCAGTGAGCTGGCCTGcgctctgggaaggagag CACGAACCCGAGGCCTGGAGGTGATCCAGCTGTTTCCAGAGAATGGCAACATGGGCAAAGTCCTGCCCGAATACCTGAGCAACTGGACCACGGAGAAAGTCAGAAGAG AGGGGGTCAATGTCCTGCCTAATGCCGTGGTCAAATCCGTCTCTGTCTCCGGCAACCGGCTGCTGATTAAACTGAAGGACGGCCGGAAG GTGGAGACAGATCACATCGTGGCggcagtggggctggagcccaATGTGGAACTGGCCAagtcagcagggctggaggtggaCTCAGACTTTGGGGGGTTCCGGGTGaatgcagagctgcaggcacgCTCCAACATCTGGGTG GCAGGGGATGCTGCCTGCTTTTATGACATCAAACTGGGCCGCAGGCGTGTGGAGCACCATGATCACGCTGTGGTGAGCGGGAGACTGGCTGGAGAAAACATGACAGGAGCTGCAAAGCCCTACTGGCACCAGTCCATGTTCTG GAGTGATCTGGGCCCCAACGTGGGGTATGAAGCCATTGGCCTTGTGGACAGCAGTTTGCCCACAGTGGGAGTGTTTGCCAAGGCGACAGCGAAGGACACGCCAAAAAGCGCGACAGAACAGTCAG GGACTGGAATTCGATCTGAGAGTGAAACAGAAGCAGAAGCCTCAGAAGTTGAGATCTCTCAAAGCTCTTCACCAATGCCTCAAGTCCCAAAGCAAGGAGAAGATTACGGCAAAGGTGTCATTTTCTACCTCAGGGATAAGGTCGTGGTGGGAATTGTGTTGTGGAACATCTTCAACAGGATGCCCATTGCTCGGAAG ATCATCAAAGATGGGGAGGAGCATGAGGACCTCAACGAAGTAGCAAAGCTCTTCAACATCCACGAAGACTGA
- the AIFM1 gene encoding apoptosis-inducing factor 1, mitochondrial isoform X1 — translation MFRCRAGLARALRPPPRGRAHAVLQCHQLRCPSRSLTSSGVPGKAGSNLLLYLIVGGTVTGTGVYAYKAIQESKERYASRLATVARQSQDQESSASGAGAAPQGTAAPGTPPKVPSHVPFLLIGGGTAAFAAARSIRARDPGARVLIVSEDPALPYMRPPLSKELWFSDDPNVTETLRFKQWNGKERSIYFQPPSFYVPVEDLPSVENGGVAVLPGKKVVHMDVRGNTVKLNDGTQISYDKCLIATGGSPRNLPAIERAGKDVQKRLTLFRKIEDFQRLEKISREVKSITIIGGGFLGSELACALGRRARTRGLEVIQLFPENGNMGKVLPEYLSNWTTEKVRREGVNVLPNAVVKSVSVSGNRLLIKLKDGRKVETDHIVAAVGLEPNVELAKSAGLEVDSDFGGFRVNAELQARSNIWVAGDAACFYDIKLGRRRVEHHDHAVVSGRLAGENMTGAAKPYWHQSMFWSDLGPNVGYEAIGLVDSSLPTVGVFAKATAKDTPKSATEQSGTGIRSESETEAEASEVEISQSSSPMPQVPKQGEDYGKGVIFYLRDKVVVGIVLWNIFNRMPIARKIIKDGEEHEDLNEVAKLFNIHED, via the exons ATGTTCCGCTGCCGCGCGGGCCTGGCGCGCGCCCTGCGCCCCCCGCCGCGGGGACGCGCCCACGCGG TTTTGCAATGCCATCAGCTAAGATGCCCTTCTAGATCTCTGACGTCTTCAGGTGTTCCTggcaaagctggcagcaacctctTGTTATACTTAATAGTGGGAGGAACAGTCACTGGGACAGGAGTTTAT GCGTACAAAGCAATACAGGAGAGCAAAGAGCGATACGCCAGCCGGCTCGCGACAGTAGCCAGGCAATCCCAAGACCAGGAGTCCTCTGCCTCAG gtgcaggtgctgctcctcagggcacagcag CTCCGGGCACTCCTCCCAAGGTCCCATCCCACGTCCCTTTCCTGCTCATTGGCggaggaactgctgctttcgCTGCCGCCAGATCCATCCGGGCCCGCGACCCCGGCGCGCGG GTGCTGATTGTGTCTGAAGATCCTGCCCTGCCCTACATGCGTCCACCCCTTTCCAAAGAACTGTGGTTTTCCGATGATCCCAACGTGACAGAGACGTTGCGATTCAAGCAGTGGAACGGCAAGGAGAGGAG TATCTATTTCCAGCCGCCGTCTTTCTACGTGCCTGTCGAGGACCTGCCTTCTGTGGAAAATGGTGGGGTGGCAGTTCTGCCTGGCAAGAAG GTTGTGCACATGGATGTCAGAGGGAACACAGTGAAGCTTAATGATGGGACCCAGATATCCTACGACAAATGTCTCATTGCCACTG GGGGATCCCCAAGGAACCTGCCTGCGAttgaaagagcaggaaaagatgTGCAGAAAAGGCTGACCCTGTTCCGAAAG ATCGAGGACTTCCAAAGGCTGGAGAAGATTTCCAGGGAAGTCAAGTCCATCACAATTATTGGTGGTGGTTTCCTCGGCAGTGAGCTGGCCTGcgctctgggaaggagag CACGAACCCGAGGCCTGGAGGTGATCCAGCTGTTTCCAGAGAATGGCAACATGGGCAAAGTCCTGCCCGAATACCTGAGCAACTGGACCACGGAGAAAGTCAGAAGAG AGGGGGTCAATGTCCTGCCTAATGCCGTGGTCAAATCCGTCTCTGTCTCCGGCAACCGGCTGCTGATTAAACTGAAGGACGGCCGGAAG GTGGAGACAGATCACATCGTGGCggcagtggggctggagcccaATGTGGAACTGGCCAagtcagcagggctggaggtggaCTCAGACTTTGGGGGGTTCCGGGTGaatgcagagctgcaggcacgCTCCAACATCTGGGTG GCAGGGGATGCTGCCTGCTTTTATGACATCAAACTGGGCCGCAGGCGTGTGGAGCACCATGATCACGCTGTGGTGAGCGGGAGACTGGCTGGAGAAAACATGACAGGAGCTGCAAAGCCCTACTGGCACCAGTCCATGTTCTG GAGTGATCTGGGCCCCAACGTGGGGTATGAAGCCATTGGCCTTGTGGACAGCAGTTTGCCCACAGTGGGAGTGTTTGCCAAGGCGACAGCGAAGGACACGCCAAAAAGCGCGACAGAACAGTCAG GGACTGGAATTCGATCTGAGAGTGAAACAGAAGCAGAAGCCTCAGAAGTTGAGATCTCTCAAAGCTCTTCACCAATGCCTCAAGTCCCAAAGCAAGGAGAAGATTACGGCAAAGGTGTCATTTTCTACCTCAGGGATAAGGTCGTGGTGGGAATTGTGTTGTGGAACATCTTCAACAGGATGCCCATTGCTCGGAAG ATCATCAAAGATGGGGAGGAGCATGAGGACCTCAACGAAGTAGCAAAGCTCTTCAACATCCACGAAGACTGA
- the RBMX2 gene encoding RNA-binding motif protein, X-linked 2, whose product MNPLTKVKLINELNAREAELGVQEAVSWHAEYKDSAWIFVGGLHYALTEGDVICVFSQYGEVVNINLVRDKKTGKSKGFCFLCYEDQRSTILAVDNFNGIKIKGRTIRVDHVANYRPPKESEDWDDVTRALHAKGCGVKTPPHTSSDSPSEDEDVLVKKQKEKQRSRAERSKSSPQAGKRVSTEEPHPRIKIKKEKEDPGYERYAGGSAGRNAGSRTQRDEEQRRHQRHSDSRGDKNCREQRGQSGSWEEREKREEAGRRGDGHSSRQDASPRGGRSRELHSRHRERGSGRDSGRC is encoded by the exons ATGAA CCCCCTGACGAAGGTGAAGCTGATCAATGAGCTGAACGCGCGGGAGGCGGAGCTGGGCGTGCAGGAGGCGGTGTCGTGGCACGCGGAGTACAAGGACAGCGCTTGGATCTTTGTGG GCGGGCTGCACTACGCGCTGACCGAGGGTGATGTCATCTGCGTGTTCTCGCA GTACGGCGAGGTCGTCAACATCAACCTCGTGCGGGACAAGAAGACCGGGAAGtccaagggtttctgcttcctGTGCTATGAGGACCAGAGAAGCACCATCCTGGCTGTGGATAACTTCAATGGGATCAAG ATCAAGGGACGGACCATCCGCGTGGACCACGTGGCCAACTACCGGCCCCCCAAGGAGTCTGAGGACTGGGATGACGTGACTAGAGCCCTCCATGCCAAGGGCTGCGGGGTCAAAACGCCACCCCACACCTCGTCCGACTCCCCgtctgaggatgaggatgtGCTCGTGAAAAAGCAGAAAG AGAAGCAGCGGAGCAGAGCAGAACGGTCAAAGTCGAGCCCACAAGCTGGGAAGCGGGTGAGCACGGAGGAGCCCCATCCCAGGATCAAGAtcaagaaggagaaggaggaccCGGGGTACGAGCGCTATGCTGGCGGGAGTGCCGGCAGGAACGCCGGGAGCAGGACGCAGCGGGATGAGGAGCAGCGGCGGCATCAGCGGCACTCGGACAGCAGGGGGGACAAGAACTGCCGCGAGCAGAGGGGCCAGAGCGGCTCCTGGGAGGAGCGGGAGAAGAGGGAGGAGGCTGGCAGGAGGGGCGACGGGCACAGCAGCCGGCAGGACGCGTCCCCCAGGGGAGGCAGATCTCGGGAACTCCATTCCAGGCACAGGGAGCGGGGCTCTGGCAGAGACTCTGGtcgctgctga
- the GPR119 gene encoding glucose-dependent insulinotropic receptor — MAENHVGDAPSLWCVSREAATASWALGAILAVLASLIIAANVLVAIVLLCHIQKSGSKRLCFVLNLALADAMVGFTVMGLAVDELSQPFHASQKFCILRMAFVTSSCAASILSLILVACDRHLAIRKPFHYFQLVTGPRVGLCLVGLWLFAAIVGFLPVFIPRFQRISNHWKCSFFNIFQPSYMLTMFCLGFFPALFLFLYLYCDMLKIASVHVQHIQEVEQAGLGGGCPPPRATSDMKAMRTVAVLIGCFTLSWLPFFIASIVQMACPECFPYKVIENFLWLLGLGNSLLNPLLYSYWQRDVQLQLSQLAAGVKRKVLLHLGNGRCFPGRDTKAPPAVSCLELQD; from the coding sequence ATGGCTGAGAATCATGTTGGGGATGCACCATCTCTGTGGTGTGTCTCACGTGAGGCAGCCACGGCCAGCTGGGCCCTGGGAGCCATCCTCGCTGTGCTGGCCTCGCTCATCATCGCTGCCAACGTGCTGGTGGccattgtcctgctctgccacaTCCAGAAGAGTGGCTCCAAGCGGCTCTGTTTCGTCCTCAATCTTGCCTTGGCAGATGCCATGGTTGGCTTTACAGTCATGGGCCTGGCCGTGGATGAGCTTTCCCAGCCCTTTCATGCTTCCCAGAAGTTTTGCATCCTGAGAATGGCTTTTGTGACCTCTTCCTGTGCTGCCTCCATCCTGTCCCTGATCCTGGTTGCATGTGACAGGCACCTGGCCATCCGGAAGCCTTTCCACTATTTCCAGCTGGTGACAGGCCCACGGGTTGGGCTGTGCTTGGTGGGGCTGTGGCTCTTTGCTGCCATCGTTGGCTTCCTCCCGGTCTTCATCCCGCGCTTCCAGAGGATCTCCAACCATTGGAAATGCTCCTTCTTCAACATCTTCCAGCCTTCCTACATGCTCACCATGTTCTGCCTCGGCTTCTTCCCTGcactcttcctcttcctctacCTCTACTGTGACATGCTGAAAATTGCCTCGGTGCACGTGCAGCATATCCAGGAGGTggagcaggcggggctgggtgGTGGCTGTCCCCCACCCCGTGCCACCAGTGACATGAAGGCCATGCGCACAGTGGCTGTGCTCATCGGGTGCTTCAccctctcctggctgccctTCTTCATCGCCAGCATCGTGCAAATGGCCTGCCCTGAGTGCTTCCCCTACAAAGTCATTGAGAACttcctctggctgctggggctgggcaacTCCCTCCTGAACCCACTGCTCTATTCCTACTGGCAGAGGGAcgtgcagctccagctctcccaaCTGGCTGCAGGTGTGAAGAGGAAGGTCCTGCTCCACCTGGGCAACGGCCGCTGTTTCCCGGGCAGAGACACCAAGGCTCCTCCTGCCGTGtcctgcctggagctccaggacTGA
- the MARS2 gene encoding methionine--tRNA ligase, mitochondrial: MFRLSAFRDPLQNWLRDNPRAIFPDPFYQCVLRWLDEDLPDLSVSRERNRLQWGIPVPSDPTQTIYVWVDALVNYLSVVGYPESHGAWWPAVHHVVGKDILKFHALYWPALLLAAGLEPPERILVHSHWTVRGQKMSKSLGNVVDPSVCMGQYGVDGLRYFLLRQGVPERDCDYYDEKVVKLVNSELADALGGLLNRSTAPSINPSNTYPCFSEPCFPKVLDSREARGTGRACAEDYKLVAAVASLPVQVDSYFEGFQIYKALECIAQCVRQTNGFFQRHRPWKLDRRDAVEQLWLDTILHVTLECLRVYGTLLQPVVPHMADKLLSRLAVGPGERHLSALTFLARYDGKPCPFEGRQLGPDTGILFHRLGKLETMKKRKQEAQVPDKQLL; the protein is encoded by the coding sequence ATGTTCAGGCTCTCAGCATTTCGGGATCCCTTGCAGAACTGGCTCCGGGACAACCCACGTGCCATTTTTCCTGACCCTTTCTACCAGTGCGTGCTCCGTTGGCTGGATGAGGACCTGCCAGACTTGTCAGTGTCCCGTGAGCGAAACCGGCTGCAGTGGGGTATCCCCGTGCCCAGTGACCCCACACAGACCATCTACGTCTGGGTGGATGCCCTGGTGAACTACCTGAGCGTGGTGGGGTACCCTGAGAGCCATGGCGCGTGGTGGCCGGCCGTGCACCACGTCGTGGGCAAGGACATCCTCAAGTTCCATGCGCTGTACtggccggcgctgctgctggcggcagggctggagccccctgAGCGCATCCTGGTGCACTCCCACTGGACTGTGCGGGGCCAGAAGATGTCCAAGAGCCTGGGCAACGTGGTGGACCCCAGCGTGTGCATGGGGCAATACGGCGTGGACGGGTTGCGGTACTTCCTGCTGCGGCAGGGCGTCCCAGAGAGGGATTGTGACTACTATGATGAGAAGGTGGTGAAGTTGGTGAATTCAGAGCTGGCAGATGCGCTTGGGGGGCTGCTCAATCGCTCAACAGCCCCCAGCATTAACCCCAGCAACACCTACCCCTGCTTCTCAGAGCCCTGTTTCCCAAAGGTCCTGGATTCCAGAGAGGCaagaggcacaggcagggcGTGTGCTGAGGACTACAAGCTTGTGGCAGCAGTGGCCTCACTGCCTGTACAGGTGGACAGTTATTTTGAAGGCTTCCAGATCTACAAGGCTTTGGAATGCATTGCCCAGTGTGTGAGGCAGACCAACGGCTTCTTCCAGAGGCACAGGCCTTGGAAACTTGACCGAAGGGATGctgtggagcagctctggctggacACCATCCTGCACGTCACGCTGGAGTGCCTGCGCGTGTATGGGACACTCCTGCAGCCCGTGGTCCCACACATGGCGGACAAGCTGCTGTCCCGGCTGGCTGTTGGGCCAGGAGAGAGGCACCTCTCTGCTCTGACATTCCTGGCACGCTATGATGGAAAGCCATGTCCCTTTGAGGGGAGGCAGCTCGGACCTGACACTGGCATCTTGTTCCACAGGCTGGGCAAGTTGGAAACTatgaagaagagaaagcaaGAAGCTCAAGTCCCTGACAAACAGCTTCTGTGA
- the SLC25A14 gene encoding brain mitochondrial carrier protein 1 isoform X2, translating into MSALNWKPFVYGGLASIVAEFGTFPVDLTKTRLQVQGQSTDARFREVRYRGMFHALFRICREEGGRALYSGIAPALLRQASYGTIKIGIYQSLKRLFVDRMEDETLLINVICGVVSGVISSALANPTDVLKGVVPTAQRAAIVVGVELPVYDITKKHLILSGLMGDTIFAHFVSSFTCGLAGAIASNPVDVVRTRMMNQRAIVGSTELYKGTLDGLVKTWKSEGFFALYKGFWPNWLRLGPWNIIFFITYEQLKRLPF; encoded by the exons ATGTCCGCACTCAACTGGAAACCCTTCGTGTATGGCGGGCTCGCCTCCATCGTGGCCGAGTTCG GCACGTTCCCCGTGGACCTCACCAAGACGcggctgcaggtgcagggtcagagcaCCGACGCGCGGTTCCGCGAGGTGCGGTACCGGGGCATGTTCCACGCGCTCTTCCGCATCTGCCGCGAGGAGGGCGGACGGGCCCTGTACTCGGG GATCGCCCCGGCACTGCTGAGACAGGCATCCTATGGCACCATCAAGATTGGCATCTACCAGAGCCTGAAGCGGCTCTTCGTGGATCGCATGGAAG ATGAAACGTTGCTCATCAATGTGATCTGTGGGGTGGTCTCGGGGGTCATCTCTTCTGCACTGGCCAATCCCACAGATGTGCTGAAG GGTGTTGTCCCCACGGCCCAGCGAGCGGCCATCGTGGTGGGGGTGGAGCTGCCAGTCTACGACATCACCAAGAAGCATCTGATCCTGTCAGGCCTCATGGGGGACACCATCTTTGCCCACTTCGT TTCCAGCTTCACGTGTGGGCTGGCGGGAGCCATCGCCTCCAATCCCGTGGACGTGGTGCGGACGCGGATGATGAACCAGCGTGCCATCGTGGGCAGCACCGAGCTCTACAAGGGCACCCTGGATGGCCTTGTCAAG ACATGGAAGAGTGAGGGCTTCTTTGCACTCTACAAAGGCTTCTGGCCCAACTGGCTTCGTCTGGGTCCCTGGAACATCATC TTTTTTATCACATACGAGCAGTTGAAGCGCCTCCCCTTCTGA